In a single window of the Natronorubrum halophilum genome:
- a CDS encoding DUF5789 family protein: MSDRSREQGVDLGDLHEKLETHDYPASKEDLLKAYRDHELEFGDGQATFADLLEPINQGTYDSEMEVKQTIMNMVGDEAIGRKNYSDRTPPAPGEDRQDEGAPDQEGMRHQESF; the protein is encoded by the coding sequence ATGAGCGACCGCAGCCGCGAGCAGGGTGTCGATCTGGGCGACCTCCATGAGAAGCTCGAAACTCACGATTACCCGGCGAGCAAGGAGGACCTGCTCAAGGCCTACAGAGATCACGAACTCGAGTTCGGCGACGGACAGGCGACGTTCGCCGACCTCCTCGAACCGATCAATCAGGGCACCTACGACTCCGAGATGGAGGTCAAACAGACGATCATGAACATGGTCGGAGACGAGGCGATCGGACGCAAGAACTACAGCGACCGAACGCCGCCCGCCCCCGGCGAGGACCGCCAGGACGAAGGTGCACCCGATCAGGAGGGTATGCGCCACCAAGAGTCGTTCTAA
- a CDS encoding amphi-Trp domain-containing protein has product MPEEVLFKSESSQTREEIASYLHSVAEKLEQGDAVTLKSGSESVTMEPPARPTFEVKAEREGPTDGPGELSIEFELEWDENDGERDGESGQLEIE; this is encoded by the coding sequence ATGCCCGAGGAAGTTCTGTTCAAATCAGAGAGCAGCCAGACCCGAGAAGAAATTGCATCGTATCTTCACAGTGTTGCTGAGAAGCTCGAACAAGGTGATGCGGTCACATTAAAATCAGGTTCCGAATCCGTGACGATGGAACCGCCAGCCCGCCCGACGTTTGAGGTCAAAGCCGAACGCGAAGGGCCAACGGATGGTCCCGGTGAATTGAGTATCGAGTTCGAACTCGAATGGGACGAGAACGACGGTGAGAGAGACGGCGAGAGCGGCCAGTTAGAAATCGAGTGA
- a CDS encoding four-helix bundle copper-binding protein: protein MALKQISHIADNELMDECIDNCSEASQACEWCADECIGMGEEMARCIRLCRDVADLTSMHARFMSRNSGYSSDLAEICAEACEECADECEQHEHEHCQVCADKLRDCADSCREMASA, encoded by the coding sequence ATGGCGCTCAAACAGATCAGTCACATCGCGGACAACGAATTGATGGACGAGTGTATCGACAACTGCTCGGAAGCCTCACAGGCATGTGAGTGGTGCGCAGACGAGTGTATCGGGATGGGCGAGGAGATGGCTCGATGCATCCGGCTGTGTAGAGACGTTGCCGATCTCACGTCGATGCACGCGCGCTTCATGTCCCGCAACTCAGGCTATAGCAGCGACCTCGCGGAAATTTGTGCCGAGGCGTGCGAGGAGTGCGCCGATGAGTGTGAGCAACATGAGCACGAGCACTGTCAGGTCTGCGCCGACAAACTGCGCGACTGCGCCGACTCCTGCCGGGAGATGGCGTCGGCATAA
- a CDS encoding J domain-containing protein, whose amino-acid sequence MISQQYADGGSYIQWPDGYDRTGSSDREPYPGNISLNHREAFESVVEELERWGKTDVEIETAGTHYANDPNIPHKSADPDDVGVVAYYRDLEARADEQSAIACDQWESQLENARAISLWVRRIRIRLADRCGVETAKDIDEVAQLPPADEDAIAAPPASSSDDLDEEPHETLDVAPDAPSEIVTAAFRAQIKELEGHPDTGGSSGRFQKLKAARDELLEDG is encoded by the coding sequence ATGATTAGCCAGCAGTATGCCGACGGTGGCTCGTATATTCAGTGGCCTGACGGCTACGACCGCACGGGCTCAAGCGATCGCGAACCCTATCCCGGGAACATCTCGCTCAACCACCGCGAGGCCTTCGAGTCCGTCGTCGAGGAACTCGAGCGCTGGGGGAAGACCGACGTGGAGATCGAGACCGCGGGGACGCACTACGCGAACGATCCGAACATCCCGCATAAGTCCGCCGACCCGGACGACGTCGGCGTCGTGGCCTACTACCGCGACCTCGAGGCCCGGGCTGACGAACAGTCGGCGATCGCCTGCGACCAGTGGGAGAGCCAGCTCGAGAACGCCCGCGCGATCTCGCTGTGGGTCCGACGTATTCGTATTCGGCTAGCCGATCGCTGCGGAGTCGAGACTGCGAAGGACATCGACGAAGTCGCGCAGCTACCGCCAGCTGACGAAGACGCGATCGCCGCGCCGCCGGCCTCGAGCAGTGACGATCTCGACGAGGAGCCGCACGAGACCCTGGACGTCGCGCCGGACGCTCCCAGCGAGATTGTCACGGCAGCGTTCCGAGCGCAGATCAAAGAACTCGAGGGCCATCCAGACACGGGTGGGTCGTCTGGCCGATTCCAGAAACTCAAGGCGGCTCGGGACGAACTACTCGAAGATGGCTGA
- a CDS encoding MarR family transcriptional regulator: MSVGTIDMVNESFVPDERQEAVLDHLKDGRDEGEPWGYTSASIAGEVLEMPRQYTSSALGSLHDAGWVEKVEPKGTGVYRFVEDPRKDGDSDD; encoded by the coding sequence ATGTCCGTAGGAACAATCGATATGGTCAACGAGTCGTTTGTGCCCGATGAGCGGCAAGAGGCTGTTCTCGATCACTTAAAGGATGGTCGTGATGAGGGCGAACCGTGGGGGTACACGTCGGCGTCGATCGCTGGCGAGGTGCTCGAGATGCCCCGCCAGTACACATCGTCGGCGTTGGGCTCACTCCATGACGCAGGGTGGGTCGAAAAGGTCGAACCGAAAGGGACTGGCGTTTACCGGTTCGTTGAGGATCCGCGCAAGGACGGTGATTCCGATGATTAG
- a CDS encoding DUF7389 domain-containing protein, with the protein MIAGRDLNGCDRCDAPRPLDARGLCNHCAKVVDRRKLQARAADARERQGQRDLELAREAEAVAGQEVRADGSGESEIDTREQIHTGVSITAKIKRGSGTRDQDEIKIKAKGRNAAHAATEMDQVLEHADEWSDQLRAVQPAADGGDA; encoded by the coding sequence ATGATCGCTGGCAGAGACCTCAACGGCTGCGATCGCTGCGATGCTCCCCGCCCACTCGATGCTCGCGGACTGTGCAATCACTGTGCCAAGGTCGTCGACCGACGCAAGCTCCAGGCCCGAGCCGCGGACGCTCGCGAACGCCAGGGCCAGCGTGATCTCGAGCTTGCCCGCGAGGCCGAGGCAGTCGCGGGCCAGGAGGTCCGGGCTGACGGGAGCGGCGAATCGGAGATCGACACGCGCGAGCAGATCCACACGGGCGTCTCGATCACTGCGAAGATCAAGCGCGGCAGCGGAACGCGGGATCAAGACGAGATCAAAATCAAGGCCAAGGGTCGCAACGCCGCCCACGCGGCCACAGAGATGGATCAGGTTCTTGAGCACGCCGACGAGTGGAGCGACCAACTCCGTGCGGTTCAGCCCGCCGCTGATGGGGGTGATGCCTGA
- a CDS encoding DUF4177 domain-containing protein, which produces MAESEVTRWEYETLRPPRDETQKEAEDPKAELNQLGAEGWEFVETIDYEGGGTKYLVFKRPAQSSEPV; this is translated from the coding sequence ATGGCCGAATCAGAAGTGACCCGCTGGGAGTACGAGACGCTTCGCCCACCGCGCGATGAGACCCAAAAAGAAGCAGAGGATCCGAAAGCAGAGTTGAATCAACTCGGTGCAGAGGGCTGGGAGTTTGTGGAGACGATCGACTACGAAGGAGGCGGCACCAAGTATCTCGTTTTTAAGCGACCTGCCCAATCGAGTGAGCCAGTATGA
- a CDS encoding Cdc6/Cdc18 family protein gives MIKDRWVFDDAYPTDILHRNEELNSLSRLLKPATAGDRAHDILIHGPSGVGKTATARWMLRDLRKRAAVSSALLECSGQTANGIIHEAVEKYPAGTVVQRNQPRSELVQTLEKIVDEPYIIVLDEADVIPDLDVLEDLLSIELVSVIAITHSENEWLNRVDRDLRPRFRGDSQIDYRKYHVPELVDILEPRVEHGLIGRPVSTDQLEWIADETGGVARWAIKSVLAAAELAGERGHESIHESDVADSFERAKAKIREANLQSLPVTHQRLYELVRAVGPTGGVKMKRAYLEHQEAIAGRDNDPVTWRQAGNYLSKMEDYDLIRMPGETNATVYEAVDSELEAPVEFDLREPVELD, from the coding sequence ATGATTAAAGATCGGTGGGTGTTCGACGACGCGTATCCGACTGATATCCTCCATCGAAACGAGGAACTCAACTCGCTCTCGCGGTTGCTCAAGCCCGCAACGGCCGGTGATCGCGCACACGATATCCTCATCCACGGCCCGTCCGGCGTCGGGAAGACTGCAACGGCTCGGTGGATGCTTCGCGATCTCCGCAAACGCGCTGCTGTCAGCTCGGCGCTGCTCGAGTGCTCGGGGCAGACAGCCAACGGGATTATCCACGAGGCCGTCGAGAAGTATCCGGCAGGGACGGTCGTCCAGCGCAACCAGCCGCGCAGCGAGCTCGTCCAGACGCTCGAGAAGATCGTCGACGAACCCTATATTATCGTACTCGACGAGGCGGACGTCATTCCCGACCTGGACGTCCTCGAGGATCTGCTCTCGATCGAGTTGGTCTCGGTCATCGCGATCACACACTCGGAGAACGAGTGGCTCAATCGCGTCGACCGGGATCTCCGACCGCGCTTTCGTGGTGATAGCCAGATCGACTATCGGAAATACCACGTTCCCGAGTTGGTCGACATCCTCGAGCCTCGTGTGGAACACGGCCTGATCGGACGGCCCGTCAGCACTGATCAACTCGAGTGGATCGCCGACGAGACAGGTGGGGTGGCCCGGTGGGCGATCAAGTCCGTGCTGGCTGCTGCGGAGCTTGCCGGCGAGCGTGGACACGAGTCTATCCACGAGTCTGACGTCGCCGATTCATTCGAGCGGGCGAAAGCGAAGATTCGGGAGGCGAACCTGCAGTCGTTGCCGGTGACACACCAGCGATTGTACGAGCTCGTACGCGCAGTCGGGCCGACCGGTGGCGTCAAAATGAAACGCGCCTACCTCGAGCACCAGGAGGCGATCGCCGGTCGAGACAACGATCCAGTCACGTGGCGGCAAGCTGGGAACTACTTGAGCAAGATGGAGGACTACGACCTGATCAGAATGCCCGGCGAAACGAACGCGACAGTGTACGAAGCGGTTGATTCTGAGCTAGAAGCGCCTGTTGAGTTCGACCTGAGAGAACCTGTAGAACTGGATTAG
- a CDS encoding HalOD1 output domain-containing protein produces MVAERDGADKSADTCESLFCRTYDWSATAASTATITALATLEEVDPVELSDVLDTTLYDHVDPEALDTLVAGEERVDLSFLIDDYRVRIGGEELTITRQCDR; encoded by the coding sequence ATGGTCGCAGAACGAGACGGTGCCGATAAATCTGCGGATACATGCGAGTCACTATTTTGCCGAACGTACGATTGGTCAGCTACAGCGGCAAGTACGGCCACGATCACCGCCCTCGCAACGCTCGAAGAGGTTGATCCGGTGGAACTCTCCGATGTTCTCGATACCACACTGTATGATCACGTCGATCCCGAAGCGCTAGACACGCTTGTCGCTGGCGAAGAACGCGTCGACCTGTCGTTCCTGATCGATGACTATCGAGTGCGAATCGGCGGTGAGGAGTTGACGATTACTCGCCAGTGCGATCGCTAA
- a CDS encoding TrmB family transcriptional regulator, producing the protein MASFEEEQAEAEALDRLQDLGLSQYEAQTLINLIRLGTGTAQDINQINGVPRTRVYESAERLHELGFIDIQHTTPRKFTVTSEETLIRLLTVKHENTITELAECLKEIGPTQPQREQFGVWTVTGQEAVSSRVEEFIADADEQIVYMTIDELLTDEQLDRLQAAAERGVEIYLAGISEEVQERIQETVPEAELFETLWEWEETPAGSLLITDEETALVSALVDDISTSEDIEETAIWGAGERNSLVVVLRAIFTWRLNGNQSS; encoded by the coding sequence ATGGCGAGTTTCGAGGAGGAGCAGGCCGAAGCCGAGGCGCTTGACCGGTTGCAAGATCTCGGGTTGTCCCAGTACGAGGCTCAAACGCTGATCAATCTCATACGGCTCGGGACGGGAACCGCACAAGATATCAATCAAATCAATGGTGTCCCCCGGACTCGCGTGTACGAATCGGCGGAGCGACTCCACGAGTTGGGATTCATCGACATCCAGCACACGACGCCGCGAAAGTTTACCGTGACCTCCGAGGAGACGCTCATCCGACTGCTCACCGTCAAACACGAGAACACGATTACCGAACTCGCGGAGTGTCTGAAGGAGATCGGCCCCACCCAGCCACAACGCGAACAGTTCGGCGTCTGGACGGTCACTGGACAGGAGGCGGTGTCGTCCCGCGTTGAGGAGTTCATCGCCGACGCTGACGAGCAGATCGTTTACATGACTATCGACGAATTGCTCACCGACGAACAACTCGACAGGCTTCAGGCTGCCGCGGAGCGTGGTGTCGAGATCTACTTGGCGGGGATTTCCGAAGAAGTCCAGGAACGTATCCAGGAAACGGTGCCGGAAGCCGAACTGTTCGAGACTCTCTGGGAGTGGGAGGAGACGCCCGCCGGAAGCCTGCTGATCACCGACGAAGAGACGGCGCTCGTGAGCGCGCTCGTGGACGATATCTCCACGAGCGAAGACATCGAGGAGACGGCGATTTGGGGTGCCGGCGAACGAAATAGTCTCGTCGTCGTCCTGCGGGCAATTTTCACCTGGCGGCTCAACGGGAACCAGTCGTCGTAA
- a CDS encoding DUF7344 domain-containing protein, protein MTQEIQTVSTETALRIVADTCRRSILSQLIDSEETMVTMNTLVDRISPENPPPKTTATHADSLLIDVQHLHLPKLEDANLIEYNPHTKMIRYTPNERVERVLRFATEGIE, encoded by the coding sequence ATGACCCAGGAAATCCAAACTGTCTCGACCGAAACAGCATTACGGATAGTGGCAGATACGTGTCGGCGATCAATCCTCTCCCAGTTGATCGACAGCGAGGAAACCATGGTTACAATGAATACCCTCGTCGATCGCATCTCTCCCGAGAACCCCCCTCCGAAGACTACTGCAACTCACGCTGACTCCCTTCTCATCGACGTACAACACCTCCATCTCCCGAAACTCGAGGATGCCAATTTGATCGAGTACAACCCGCATACGAAGATGATCCGGTATACCCCTAACGAACGCGTCGAAAGGGTGCTCCGATTCGCCACCGAAGGTATAGAATAG
- a CDS encoding tyrosine-type recombinase/integrase, with product MCEPSRSRPDRPLIALAWDLGPRPYELFDLTPKQISDHKYGLQVTVDGKTGRRSPVLIPSVPYVNRWLEVHPGDRDDPLWCNLSTGDSVTNNRIRDILKEKARKADVERPVTPSSFRKSSASHLASQGVSQAHLEDHHGWTRGSDIASRYISVFGDANDREIAKAHGIDVQEDEHEDLAPLVCPRCDRETPRENDVCVWCGQAMTQRAIDEDDELERRWMESAGAVAEIEDLTLDDVMEAKDAVDENAALRQLLLGDD from the coding sequence ATGTGCGAACCTTCGCGATCGCGCCCTGATCGCCCCCTGATCGCCCTCGCCTGGGATCTCGGACCCCGGCCCTACGAATTGTTCGACCTCACACCGAAGCAAATCTCCGACCACAAGTACGGGCTGCAGGTCACCGTCGATGGAAAGACTGGACGCCGCTCGCCCGTCCTGATCCCGTCGGTCCCATACGTCAACCGCTGGCTCGAAGTCCACCCCGGCGATCGTGACGATCCGTTGTGGTGCAACCTCTCGACTGGCGACTCGGTCACGAACAACCGCATACGCGACATCCTGAAAGAGAAGGCCCGAAAGGCCGATGTTGAGCGGCCGGTCACGCCCTCGAGCTTCCGGAAGTCCTCGGCGTCCCATCTCGCCAGTCAAGGCGTCTCCCAGGCTCATCTCGAGGATCACCACGGCTGGACGCGTGGATCCGATATCGCATCCCGGTATATCAGCGTCTTCGGCGACGCCAACGACAGAGAGATCGCAAAGGCCCACGGTATCGACGTCCAGGAAGACGAACACGAGGACCTCGCCCCGCTTGTCTGTCCCCGGTGCGATCGGGAGACACCCCGGGAGAACGATGTCTGTGTGTGGTGTGGCCAGGCGATGACGCAACGAGCCATCGACGAAGACGACGAACTCGAGCGTCGATGGATGGAGTCCGCTGGCGCGGTCGCCGAGATCGAGGATCTCACCCTCGACGACGTCATGGAGGCGAAGGACGCCGTCGACGAGAACGCTGCTCTCCGGCAGCTGCTGCTGGGAGACGACTGA
- a CDS encoding HalOD1 output domain-containing protein produces MGTGVPPSHSIVTQIATAERIAPIDLETPLHDVIDPDALDRLIASSDHGSSVDTVVVEFTYYGYTVQVNGAGAVEIRPAEQTTDSNSGVDSTEDAHGD; encoded by the coding sequence ATGGGTACGGGGGTACCACCGAGTCACAGCATCGTTACACAGATCGCAACAGCCGAGCGGATCGCACCGATAGACCTCGAGACGCCGCTACACGACGTCATCGATCCCGACGCGCTCGACCGACTGATCGCGTCGAGCGACCACGGCTCGAGCGTCGACACGGTCGTGGTCGAGTTTACCTATTACGGATACACGGTGCAGGTCAACGGAGCGGGGGCGGTCGAAATCCGTCCGGCAGAGCAAACCACCGACTCGAATTCGGGCGTGGATTCGACGGAAGACGCTCACGGGGATTGA
- a CDS encoding HalOD1 output domain-containing protein: MTEMTSRSPSVSTEEQYTVQYDRLDNEPLSVAVVEAVAAFCNEEVTGLDPLHYTINADALERLFEPRANGLRTGGLVTFEYNDCQVTITADSEITVTSV; encoded by the coding sequence ATGACTGAAATGACTTCACGATCACCGTCCGTATCAACGGAAGAACAATACACAGTACAATACGATCGACTCGATAACGAACCACTCAGCGTCGCCGTCGTCGAGGCCGTCGCGGCGTTCTGTAACGAAGAGGTGACGGGGCTCGATCCGCTTCACTACACGATCAACGCCGACGCGCTCGAGCGGTTGTTCGAACCGCGGGCGAACGGACTCCGAACCGGGGGATTGGTGACGTTCGAATACAACGATTGTCAGGTAACGATTACTGCTGATAGCGAGATTACCGTCACGTCGGTGTAA
- a CDS encoding PAS domain-containing protein, with protein sequence MNRGLENPETTPVRALAIGSSTWLRRATTALENGDITVRGPLETPSELEDGRLDATDCVLTDEREILAATDETCPVVYAVDSADCEAIDRLQSAGATSVVSKSTVAEPAVLAHQIQQAVRLVTARRARTRQETWYQALLDQSSDLLLVIDADGTIAAVGPSVERVSGYDADALLGSQITDYVHPNDTPAVRSEFDDICSRESGATATIDYRCQHANGSWYIHETEITNRLEDDDIGGVVASIRDITDRHQVQQELDESFKRVSDAFFSLDSEWQFTYVNDRAGSLLDIEPSDALGRSISDLFPALRETAFEDAAVEAMQTQEPVSLERYYEPDSRWYNVHIYPSLSGISVYFRDVTDRIERERELEERTERLEAVVQNVPVVLFVFDGDGTITLAEGRALERIETSSGDIVGESLFDVFEDRPAIRADLRAALDGQATHSPIVLEDRVFETWCRPITADGSVERVIGTAVDVTERAQYQEALNALQEATTHLLTVESKQAACEYMVDVATDVLDLESVVYRFDEQRNELVPTAYSHGLEAAIGTPPQLQPNGSIAWETFITETPARFDDVRESKRVYDRTTAARSGLYIPIGEHGILIAHDPAPGQYDENTFELAKLFAATAETALDRIGRTRRLHGRERELKQQNTHLERLNDANQIRQDIEQLLLMADSRTEIEQGICDRLAALEACSFVWIGEPDPSGNQLNSQAQAGLERGYLDAITVTTVDDSAAEPTGRSARTQTPVYVENAADSVRDGTWRAEALSRNIQSVYTVPLVYDGFLYGVLSLYSDDRDAFDGPLRSMLADLGETIGYAIDAVKRKPTLGVDGIATIELELELEGDSPLCRLAERLGSRVEFEGATLRADGSPTVFVVTDSAVSSDAADDLTDIEGVRTISVIAETDAETLLQLQCTEPFLGTVVDSHGGTLRSFVTDGSETRAIIDVPETIEIRGVLSGLSRRGFAASLIARREQSTDDPSAIDISARNALLERLTDRQREVVQTAYHGGFFEWPRQTTGEGLADSLSISPPAFHKHVRAAEQKLFTALFDGSS encoded by the coding sequence ATGAACCGCGGTCTCGAGAACCCCGAGACGACCCCGGTCCGAGCCCTCGCGATCGGGTCGTCGACGTGGCTCCGGCGGGCGACGACGGCGCTCGAGAACGGGGACATCACCGTTCGGGGTCCGCTCGAAACGCCGTCCGAGCTCGAGGACGGACGGCTCGATGCGACGGACTGTGTACTCACGGACGAGCGAGAGATTCTCGCCGCGACCGATGAAACCTGTCCGGTCGTCTACGCCGTCGATTCGGCGGATTGCGAAGCGATCGATCGACTGCAGTCGGCGGGCGCGACGTCGGTGGTCTCCAAATCGACGGTCGCGGAGCCAGCGGTACTCGCACACCAGATTCAACAGGCCGTTCGGCTCGTTACAGCGCGCCGGGCGCGCACGCGGCAGGAAACGTGGTATCAGGCGCTGCTCGATCAGTCGTCGGATCTCCTGCTCGTCATCGACGCCGACGGGACGATCGCCGCCGTCGGTCCGTCGGTCGAACGGGTCAGCGGGTACGACGCGGACGCGCTGCTCGGCAGCCAGATCACGGACTACGTTCACCCGAACGATACGCCGGCAGTTCGGTCCGAGTTCGACGACATCTGTTCGCGCGAATCCGGCGCGACGGCGACCATCGACTATCGCTGCCAGCACGCCAACGGCTCGTGGTACATCCACGAAACGGAGATCACGAACCGGCTCGAGGACGACGATATCGGCGGCGTCGTCGCCTCGATTCGGGACATTACGGACCGTCATCAGGTCCAACAGGAACTGGACGAATCGTTCAAACGAGTGTCCGATGCGTTCTTCTCGCTCGACTCTGAGTGGCAGTTTACGTACGTCAACGACCGGGCCGGCTCCCTCCTCGACATCGAGCCGTCGGACGCCCTCGGACGATCGATCAGCGATCTCTTTCCGGCTCTCCGGGAAACGGCCTTCGAGGACGCGGCAGTCGAGGCGATGCAGACGCAAGAGCCCGTCTCTCTCGAGCGATACTACGAGCCGGACAGTCGCTGGTACAACGTCCACATCTATCCCTCCCTGTCCGGAATCTCCGTCTACTTCCGCGACGTCACCGATCGGATCGAGCGCGAACGGGAACTGGAAGAACGAACCGAACGGCTCGAGGCGGTCGTCCAGAACGTTCCCGTCGTCCTCTTCGTGTTCGACGGCGACGGGACGATCACGCTCGCGGAGGGGCGGGCGCTCGAACGCATCGAGACGTCCTCCGGCGACATCGTCGGCGAGTCGCTGTTCGACGTCTTCGAAGATCGACCCGCGATTCGAGCCGATTTGCGGGCCGCGCTGGACGGACAGGCGACCCATTCGCCGATCGTCCTCGAGGATCGAGTGTTCGAGACGTGGTGTCGACCGATCACCGCGGACGGCAGCGTCGAGCGAGTTATCGGGACCGCCGTCGACGTGACGGAGCGCGCCCAGTACCAGGAGGCGTTGAACGCCCTGCAGGAGGCGACCACCCACCTGCTGACCGTCGAATCGAAGCAGGCCGCCTGTGAGTACATGGTCGACGTAGCAACCGACGTCCTCGATCTCGAGAGCGTCGTCTACCGCTTCGACGAGCAGCGAAACGAACTCGTTCCGACGGCGTACTCACACGGTCTCGAGGCAGCAATCGGAACCCCGCCGCAACTACAACCCAATGGGAGCATCGCGTGGGAGACGTTCATCACCGAAACGCCGGCCCGATTCGACGACGTCAGGGAATCGAAGCGAGTGTACGACCGGACGACGGCCGCCCGGAGTGGGCTCTACATTCCGATCGGCGAACACGGCATCCTCATCGCTCACGATCCAGCGCCGGGCCAGTACGACGAGAACACGTTCGAACTGGCCAAGCTGTTCGCCGCGACGGCGGAAACTGCACTCGATCGGATCGGTCGCACGCGCCGTCTGCACGGGCGCGAACGCGAACTCAAACAGCAAAACACGCACCTCGAGCGACTGAACGACGCGAACCAAATCCGCCAGGACATCGAACAGTTGCTCCTGATGGCCGACTCCCGGACCGAGATCGAACAGGGAATCTGCGACCGACTCGCCGCGCTCGAGGCCTGTTCGTTCGTCTGGATCGGCGAACCGGACCCGAGCGGGAATCAGCTCAACAGCCAGGCTCAGGCCGGACTCGAGCGGGGCTACCTCGATGCGATCACGGTCACGACGGTCGACGATTCGGCGGCCGAACCGACGGGGCGCTCGGCGCGCACGCAGACTCCAGTGTACGTCGAGAACGCCGCTGACTCGGTTCGCGATGGCACGTGGCGGGCCGAGGCGCTCTCTCGAAACATTCAGTCGGTGTACACCGTTCCGCTCGTGTACGACGGCTTCCTCTACGGCGTGTTATCACTCTACAGCGACGACCGAGACGCCTTCGATGGGCCGCTTCGCTCGATGCTCGCCGATCTCGGCGAGACCATCGGCTACGCGATCGACGCCGTCAAACGGAAACCCACACTGGGGGTTGATGGCATCGCTACGATCGAACTCGAACTCGAACTCGAGGGAGACTCGCCGCTGTGTCGACTCGCCGAGCGATTGGGTTCGCGCGTCGAGTTCGAGGGAGCAACGCTCCGGGCCGACGGCTCGCCGACTGTGTTCGTCGTAACCGATAGCGCGGTCTCCAGCGACGCCGCTGACGACCTCACCGATATCGAGGGCGTTCGTACCATCTCGGTGATCGCTGAAACCGATGCGGAAACGCTGTTGCAACTCCAGTGTACGGAGCCGTTCCTCGGCACCGTCGTCGACTCTCACGGCGGAACGCTTCGCTCGTTCGTAACCGACGGATCGGAGACGAGAGCGATCATCGACGTCCCGGAAACGATCGAGATCAGGGGCGTGCTGTCGGGCCTCAGCCGCCGCGGATTCGCCGCGTCCCTGATCGCCCGGCGCGAGCAGTCGACGGACGATCCGTCGGCGATCGACATCTCCGCTCGGAACGCGCTACTCGAGCGGCTGACCGACAGACAACGGGAGGTCGTCCAGACGGCCTACCACGGCGGGTTTTTCGAGTGGCCGCGCCAGACGACCGGCGAAGGACTCGCCGACTCGCTTTCGATCTCTCCGCCCGCCTTCCACAAACACGTCAGAGCCGCCGAACAGAAGCTCTTTACCGCGCTGTTCGACGGCTCGTCGTAA